One genomic window of Microbacterium sp. BH-3-3-3 includes the following:
- a CDS encoding FAD:protein FMN transferase: MSTPTATGSTWVFDAIGTSWAIETAHPLPSIARDAVSAVVERFDREWSRFRDDSLVSALAEGRAASVPAPDDAHAMLSMYDELDAATGGAVNPLVGDSLARLGYDARLTLAPRGEPQPAPSWRDTLTWGSDQLALRAPATIDVGALGKGRLVDLVHDTVRRHVDGDVVVDGSGDLAASGAPIRVALEHPYDSTRAIGVATVVDGALCASAINRRAWGDGLHHVLDARTGAPVRAFAATWALADTAMRADALATALFFDGGPELAATWKAHWVRMRTDGRVEWSPGFDGEVFS; this comes from the coding sequence GTGTCCACTCCGACCGCGACGGGCTCGACCTGGGTCTTCGACGCGATCGGCACGTCGTGGGCGATCGAGACGGCACACCCCCTGCCCTCGATCGCCCGCGACGCGGTGTCGGCCGTCGTCGAGCGTTTCGACCGGGAGTGGTCGCGATTCCGCGACGACTCGCTGGTGTCGGCCCTCGCCGAGGGCCGGGCGGCATCCGTGCCCGCCCCCGACGACGCGCACGCCATGCTCTCGATGTACGACGAGCTCGACGCCGCGACGGGCGGGGCGGTCAACCCGCTGGTCGGCGACTCGCTGGCCCGTCTGGGCTACGACGCGCGACTCACGCTCGCCCCCCGGGGTGAGCCGCAGCCCGCACCGTCGTGGCGCGACACCCTGACGTGGGGGAGCGATCAGCTCGCCCTGCGCGCACCCGCGACGATCGACGTCGGCGCCCTCGGCAAGGGGCGGCTGGTCGACCTCGTGCACGACACGGTGCGCCGTCACGTCGACGGCGACGTCGTGGTCGACGGGTCGGGAGACCTGGCCGCGAGCGGGGCCCCGATCCGCGTCGCCCTCGAGCACCCCTACGATTCGACGCGCGCGATCGGCGTGGCCACCGTGGTCGACGGCGCGCTGTGCGCCTCGGCGATCAACCGACGCGCGTGGGGAGACGGGCTCCATCACGTCCTCGACGCCCGCACGGGAGCACCGGTGCGCGCGTTCGCGGCGACCTGGGCGCTCGCCGACACCGCGATGCGGGCCGACGCCCTCGCGACGGCACTGTTCTTCGACGGCGGGCCCGAGCTCGCCGCCACCTGGAAGGCGCACTGGGTGCGCATGCGTACCGACGGCCGCGTGGAGTGGTCGCCCGGATTCGACGGAGAGGTCTTCTCGTGA